The Candidatus Melainabacteria bacterium genome includes a window with the following:
- a CDS encoding DUF2911 domain-containing protein: protein MFFRGQKVIRMKSKIIPFFLIAGCAFMVSSSTSQAQAAALEFPAASPAGTIKQRVGLTDIEVVYSRPSMKNRQIFGNVVPYGKVWRTGANAATKLVFSTPVKLNGTEIPAGTYALMTIPGKDEWTIIINKGSEQWGAYKYDEKSDVARFKVKPIKIDWKMETFTIEFNPVKEDSADMRLMWSDVEVPIEIKVDFVDKLHADIEKVMASDEPKKPYFQAASFYYNHGFDLKKAKEWVDKAIAERDAFFMVYLKAQILAKEGDKAGAIAAAEHSRELAVKADDGAYVRMNDELLKTLKQ from the coding sequence ATGTTTTTTAGAGGTCAGAAAGTCATTCGTATGAAATCCAAAATAATTCCCTTCTTTCTCATAGCAGGTTGCGCGTTTATGGTTTCTTCTTCCACTTCACAGGCGCAAGCGGCTGCGCTCGAGTTCCCTGCCGCAAGTCCAGCCGGCACTATCAAGCAACGTGTAGGTTTGACTGATATAGAAGTCGTTTACTCACGCCCGAGCATGAAGAACCGGCAAATTTTCGGCAACGTAGTGCCATACGGGAAGGTCTGGCGAACAGGAGCCAACGCTGCCACTAAACTCGTTTTCAGCACGCCTGTGAAATTGAATGGCACAGAAATTCCTGCTGGAACCTATGCTTTGATGACTATTCCAGGCAAAGACGAATGGACCATTATCATCAATAAAGGTTCTGAGCAGTGGGGCGCCTATAAATACGACGAAAAGTCGGATGTGGCTCGATTCAAGGTCAAGCCGATCAAAATCGACTGGAAAATGGAGACTTTCACGATTGAATTCAATCCAGTCAAAGAAGATTCGGCGGACATGCGTTTGATGTGGTCGGATGTCGAAGTTCCGATTGAAATTAAAGTCGATTTTGTCGATAAGTTGCACGCAGACATCGAGAAGGTTATGGCATCAGATGAGCCGAAGAAGCCATACTTCCAGGCTGCATCTTTCTATTACAATCACGGATTCGATCTGAAGAAAGCGAAAGAGTGGGTTGACAAGGCGATTGCAGAGCGCGACGCATTTTTCATGGTTTATCTCAAAGCTCAAATCCTGGCCAAGGAAGGCGACAAAGCTGGTGCGATTGCAGCGGCGGAACACTCCAGAGAGTTGGCTGTCAAGGCTGATGATGGTGCTTACGTGAGAATGAACGATGAGCTGCTCAAGACTTTGAAGCAGTGA
- a CDS encoding sodium:solute symporter — translation MNWLDYVVLIVTILGIAGYGIWQTRIRTNLHDYLKGSRQTPWFFIGVSVMATQASAITFLSTPGQGFMGGLSFLQVYFGVPFALLIIAIFFLPMFRRLDVYTAYEYLEKRFDGKTRSLGAALFLLQRGLGAGLTIYAPAIVMTTVFGWPLNATIISAGLIVIIYTVVGGSDAVTVTQKYQMAIIFAGMLTATCLLISKLPSNLELADTIKLAGHFHKMNAVDFSPNLNQRYTFWSGILGGTFLMLSYFGTDQSQVQRYLAGSSLRESRLGLMFNAVLKIPMQFSILLIGVLMFVFYQFQSPPMFFDVASRNYLESHQSDAKLAAYKSDFNSAHAQVHKYLNSWLDYRHKGDRNSANSAFVAAALEEEKAEEIRKVAARELALRNPDARANDADYVFITFILQELPHGVIGLLVAAFFAATLSSKSAELNALGTSTTIDFYRRLIKKGASDSECLTATKIFTAIWGAVAITFALYAHLAENLIQAVNILGSIFYGVLLGLFVVAFFIRRVEGTAVFWGALLAQLLVFALYFSLSISYLWYPLIGCAACVLFSLAIQYSTNKTQSVEG, via the coding sequence ATGAACTGGCTCGACTATGTCGTCTTAATCGTCACGATACTCGGCATTGCTGGCTACGGAATTTGGCAGACGCGTATAAGAACCAATCTTCACGATTACCTTAAAGGCAGTCGGCAGACGCCCTGGTTCTTCATCGGAGTTTCTGTGATGGCCACTCAGGCAAGTGCGATAACCTTTTTGTCGACCCCGGGACAGGGCTTCATGGGCGGGCTGAGCTTTCTGCAAGTGTATTTTGGTGTTCCTTTTGCACTCCTGATAATTGCGATATTTTTCTTGCCGATGTTTCGAAGGTTGGATGTTTATACCGCATATGAATATCTGGAGAAGCGCTTTGATGGAAAGACGCGCTCGCTTGGCGCGGCGCTGTTTCTCTTGCAGCGCGGTCTCGGGGCCGGGCTGACCATCTATGCTCCGGCGATTGTTATGACGACCGTCTTCGGTTGGCCGCTCAACGCCACTATTATTAGTGCAGGACTGATCGTCATCATTTATACGGTCGTTGGTGGCAGCGATGCGGTTACTGTAACGCAGAAGTATCAGATGGCAATTATTTTTGCAGGCATGTTGACGGCAACTTGTTTGCTGATTTCGAAACTGCCATCGAATCTGGAACTGGCAGACACGATAAAACTTGCCGGTCATTTTCACAAAATGAATGCTGTGGATTTTTCGCCTAATCTTAATCAGCGCTATACGTTCTGGTCAGGAATTCTTGGTGGAACCTTCTTGATGCTCTCCTACTTCGGCACCGATCAGTCACAAGTTCAGCGATACCTCGCCGGTTCTTCTTTGCGGGAAAGCAGACTGGGGCTCATGTTCAATGCGGTATTGAAGATACCGATGCAGTTCTCTATTCTGCTGATCGGTGTTTTGATGTTTGTCTTTTATCAGTTTCAGTCCCCGCCGATGTTTTTTGACGTAGCATCGCGAAATTATTTGGAGAGCCATCAATCAGATGCGAAACTGGCTGCCTATAAGAGCGATTTCAATTCCGCTCATGCTCAGGTCCATAAATACCTGAATAGTTGGCTCGACTATCGACACAAAGGTGATCGCAATTCTGCCAATTCTGCATTTGTTGCAGCCGCGTTGGAGGAAGAAAAGGCAGAGGAAATACGCAAGGTGGCGGCCCGGGAGCTGGCTCTCCGAAATCCCGATGCCAGGGCAAATGACGCCGACTATGTTTTCATCACCTTCATTTTGCAGGAACTGCCGCACGGCGTGATCGGCTTGCTTGTAGCTGCCTTCTTTGCCGCCACGTTGTCTTCAAAGTCGGCTGAGTTGAATGCGCTTGGCACCAGCACAACAATTGATTTTTATCGTCGGTTGATTAAAAAAGGTGCCAGCGATTCTGAATGTCTGACAGCGACCAAGATATTTACCGCTATCTGGGGCGCAGTTGCAATAACATTCGCCCTTTATGCGCATCTGGCAGAAAACCTTATTCAGGCTGTAAATATCCTGGGCTCGATATTTTATGGCGTTCTGCTCGGGCTATTTGTTGTGGCGTTTTTCATTCGAAGGGTCGAGGGAACCGCTGTCTTTTGGGGTGCTCTGCTTGCACAATTATTAGTCTTTGCGCTCTATTTTTCATTGTCGATTTCGTACTTGTGGTATCCCTTAATTGGTTGCGCTGCGTGCGTTCTTTTCAGTCTTGCCATCCAGTACTCTACAAATAAGACGCAATCAGTCGAAGGATAA
- a CDS encoding LmbE family protein: MSVVRVIPGSGQLGKLLPFAAVLVLLCSALIGMSMSSTCSAAAGVQMKADSARATSSDQSLVILHELECFRQLGSALYIAAHPDDENTELLAYLARGRNYRTAYLSLTRGDGGQNVLGPDFGEKLGIARTQELLAARKIDGARQYFSRAVDFGFSKDYKETLNNWDRQQVLSDIVRVIRKFHPDVLITRFSPSPGGTHGHHTASAVLALEAYKLAGDPTAFPEQGLAPWCPKRIFWNVSKFQKDKFDGTNVTKMITEGKDSVSGESFLEMAERSRGMHKTQGFDTFRMSNANEPRVELFQLLDGPAPKDDIMDGVDTTWNRYPGGAEIGKAAGAIIDQFKLDDPAASVPALLKLRRQLDSLPLHDPVVTEKRELLDHILQECLGLQVETTVNNFSVVPGESVKLHHSAKVVATVPVKWVSTRYHLLDKTETKNLELKRNVATEWQSTEIVPFDTPIAQPYWLRAQGTPGMVRVDDADLIGSAENASSFPVENVFEIGGQKLVVRDEPVQITEVGGTEIRRRLDVISPVWLRFISEVSLFRPGSSREVELEVTAARDKSQGTVELNAPAGWSVSPTNVPFHLAEAGEHAIFKFQLTAPSTPATARISATALMNGQRYQSKREEVNYAHIPPQLLQSPASLKAVSFDLVTRGHNVGYLPGAGDSLALNMQEMGYKVRVLDDAHLSAEQLHDLDAVVIGVRAFNVREHLEQELQTLFSYVESGGTVIAQYNLSDRLKAPKIAPYDLHLSRDRVTDEKSQMTFLVPDSPVLNSPNKISAADFEGWVQERGLYFPDRWEDHFSAVLECRDPNDKPSRGALLVCKYGKGYFVYTGLSFFRQLPAGVPGAYRLFANLISLGK, translated from the coding sequence GTGAGTGTTGTCCGTGTCATTCCTGGTAGTGGGCAGCTTGGTAAGTTGTTGCCTTTTGCAGCTGTGCTTGTGCTCTTGTGCTCCGCACTCATCGGCATGTCAATGTCGTCAACATGCAGCGCGGCTGCAGGAGTGCAAATGAAAGCAGATTCGGCACGAGCAACCAGCTCCGATCAATCGCTCGTGATACTGCATGAGCTTGAATGTTTTCGTCAGTTGGGAAGCGCGCTATACATAGCCGCGCATCCCGATGACGAGAACACCGAATTGCTGGCTTATCTTGCGCGTGGAAGGAACTATCGAACTGCATATCTTTCTCTGACTCGTGGTGATGGCGGGCAAAATGTGCTGGGTCCAGACTTTGGTGAAAAGCTCGGCATCGCTCGCACGCAGGAGCTTCTGGCTGCGCGAAAGATCGATGGTGCGCGTCAATATTTTTCGCGCGCGGTAGATTTCGGTTTTTCGAAAGACTACAAAGAGACCTTGAATAACTGGGATAGACAACAAGTTCTGTCAGATATAGTGCGAGTGATCAGGAAGTTTCATCCGGACGTTTTAATCACGCGTTTCTCTCCCAGTCCCGGCGGTACTCACGGGCATCATACGGCTTCGGCGGTGTTGGCTCTGGAGGCTTACAAACTTGCGGGCGACCCGACTGCGTTTCCAGAGCAGGGCTTAGCGCCGTGGTGTCCGAAGAGAATTTTTTGGAATGTTTCCAAGTTCCAGAAGGATAAATTTGACGGCACCAATGTCACGAAAATGATCACGGAAGGAAAAGATTCGGTCTCTGGAGAATCTTTCTTAGAGATGGCTGAACGAAGCCGAGGTATGCATAAAACGCAGGGATTTGACACTTTTCGTATGAGCAATGCCAATGAGCCTAGAGTGGAATTGTTCCAGCTCCTCGACGGACCGGCTCCGAAAGATGACATTATGGACGGTGTTGATACCACATGGAATCGCTATCCCGGAGGTGCAGAAATAGGAAAAGCTGCCGGGGCGATTATCGACCAATTCAAACTAGATGATCCTGCTGCTAGTGTTCCTGCTTTACTGAAATTGCGACGGCAGTTGGATTCTCTGCCGCTCCATGACCCAGTTGTAACTGAGAAGCGTGAACTGTTGGATCATATTCTGCAGGAGTGTCTTGGATTACAAGTCGAGACAACTGTCAATAATTTCAGTGTTGTTCCTGGTGAGTCGGTTAAGTTGCACCACTCGGCTAAAGTCGTTGCTACGGTGCCTGTGAAGTGGGTCTCCACGCGTTATCATCTTCTAGATAAGACTGAAACTAAAAACCTGGAACTGAAGCGCAATGTCGCGACTGAGTGGCAATCAACTGAGATTGTTCCATTTGATACGCCCATTGCTCAACCCTACTGGTTGCGTGCTCAGGGTACACCGGGTATGGTGCGGGTCGATGATGCTGATTTAATAGGTAGTGCTGAGAACGCTTCATCTTTTCCTGTGGAGAATGTTTTTGAAATAGGCGGTCAAAAGCTTGTCGTGCGTGACGAGCCTGTGCAAATTACCGAAGTTGGTGGCACGGAAATTCGGCGCCGCTTGGACGTCATATCACCGGTGTGGTTACGTTTTATCTCTGAGGTCTCTCTTTTTCGCCCTGGTAGCAGCCGAGAAGTGGAATTGGAAGTAACGGCTGCACGCGACAAGTCACAAGGAACTGTAGAACTGAACGCGCCTGCCGGTTGGAGCGTGTCACCCACGAACGTTCCTTTTCACCTGGCAGAAGCTGGTGAACACGCGATCTTCAAGTTCCAACTGACCGCTCCGTCGACGCCGGCCACTGCGAGGATCTCGGCTACTGCCTTGATGAATGGTCAGCGGTATCAAAGTAAGCGAGAGGAAGTGAACTATGCGCACATTCCTCCGCAGTTGCTGCAGTCTCCGGCGAGCTTGAAAGCGGTTAGCTTTGATCTTGTCACGAGAGGTCACAATGTTGGTTACTTGCCCGGTGCCGGTGATAGTCTCGCCCTCAATATGCAAGAGATGGGCTACAAGGTCAGGGTGCTGGACGATGCTCATCTCTCCGCTGAGCAATTGCATGATTTAGACGCTGTCGTTATCGGCGTTCGTGCTTTCAATGTGCGTGAACATCTTGAGCAGGAATTGCAAACACTTTTTTCTTACGTGGAAAGTGGCGGCACCGTAATTGCCCAATACAATCTTTCTGATCGGCTCAAAGCGCCCAAAATTGCTCCCTATGATTTGCATCTTTCCAGGGACAGAGTTACTGACGAAAAGTCGCAGATGACATTTCTGGTTCCTGACAGTCCGGTTCTCAATAGTCCGAATAAGATAAGCGCAGCAGACTTCGAGGGCTGGGTGCAGGAGCGTGGGCTATATTTCCCGGATCGGTGGGAAGATCATTTCAGTGCTGTGCTCGAGTGCCGGGACCCGAATGATAAGCCGTCGAGGGGCGCCTTGCTCGTCTGCAAGTATGGAAAAGGATATTTTGTCTACACTGGACTGTCGTTCTTTCGTCAGCTTCCAGCCGGAGTGCCTGGCGCTTATCGCTTGTTCGCCAATTTGATTTCTTTAGGCAAATGA